The proteins below are encoded in one region of Lactuca sativa cultivar Salinas chromosome 3, Lsat_Salinas_v11, whole genome shotgun sequence:
- the LOC111907552 gene encoding uncharacterized protein LOC111907552, which produces MSGVYDRFNKDLSNGIRAVDAGERMIAIEQQQQQCMWIQQQAKTQEELRIIRTKLLEMVKIMEMHRQNQIRREEETEAEIANMKKNYYSEEETEAEKAKWRQIYYSALKEKEKEVHEEEEEVSPEVSESELESEPPSQFPPAMLPPKQPTLLSSLPSLGYESRKENEMKNLGGKVVESESKPKKTPQLQPPMLSQPPPCPLPSPPHSPSPPPPPPPEFEENNGEKMESSYWSFGKQESFHYIISKEIGNDSDDTPPSQPPPPPLSGIQPTGKGTMDSM; this is translated from the coding sequence ATGTCTGGGGTATATGATAGATTCAACAAGGATCtatcaaatggtatcagagcagttgATGCCGGGGAAAGAATGATAGCAattgaacaacaacaacaacaatgtatGTGGATTCAACAACAAGCAAAGACACAGGAAGAGCTGAGGATCATTCGAACAAAGTTGTTAGAGATGGTGAAGATAATGGAGATGCATCGTCAGAATCAGATAAGGAGAGAGGAAGAGACAGAAGCTGAAATAGCAAACATGAAAAAGAATTACTACTCAGAGGAAGAGACGGAGGCTGAGAAGGCTAAATGGAGACAAATTTATTACTCTGCtttgaaagagaaagagaaagaggtccatgaggaggaagaagaagtatCACCGGAAGTTTCTGAGTCAGAATTGGAATCCGAGCCACCGTCGCAGTTTCCACCAGCAATGCTGCCGCCGAAACAACCAACCCTGCTGTCGTCTCTACCATCTCTAGGGTATGAGAGCAGAAAAGAGAATGAGATGAAGAACTTAGGAGGAAAAGTTGTTGAGTCGGAATCGAAACCAAAGAAGACACCACAACTACAACCACCTATGTTGTCGCAGCCGCCACCTTGTCCTCTACCGTCGCCGCCgcattcaccatcaccacctccaccaccgccACCGGAATTTGAAGAAAATAATGGGGAAAAGATGGAGTCATCATATTGGAGCTTTGGGAAGCAGGAGTCGTTTCATTACATCATTTCAAAAGAAATTGGCAATGACAGCGACGACACACCGCCATCacaaccaccgccaccaccattgtCGGGAATTCAACCAACGGGGAAAGGAACGATGGATTCAATGTGA